In Salinibacterium sp. dk2585, a single window of DNA contains:
- a CDS encoding SDR family NAD(P)-dependent oxidoreductase has translation MVTRDDGLQGKVAVVSGGASGIGLALAVAYARAGVHTVINYLPADPHDYSDAVAAVEQAGGRCVAVAADVRDSAQVDALAQTAIDEFGRLDIAVAGAGILRRNALEQLTDAAWEAMLDVDLTGVLRVFRSCAPHMAEGGSMVAISSIAGGVYGWEEHAHYAAAKAGVLGLTRSLAVELAPRGIRVNSVIPGLIESPQSLDAKNSLGKEGLEAAGSIIPWGRVGTADECARAIRFLTSDDAAYVTGQELIVDGGLTVRWPS, from the coding sequence ATGGTCACTCGAGACGACGGTCTCCAGGGCAAGGTCGCGGTGGTGTCGGGCGGTGCGAGCGGCATCGGCCTGGCGCTCGCCGTCGCGTACGCCCGCGCCGGCGTGCACACCGTCATCAACTACCTGCCCGCAGACCCCCACGACTATTCGGATGCTGTCGCCGCGGTCGAGCAGGCCGGCGGCAGGTGCGTCGCGGTCGCGGCGGACGTTCGCGACAGCGCGCAGGTCGACGCCCTCGCGCAGACCGCCATTGACGAGTTCGGCCGCCTTGACATCGCGGTGGCGGGTGCCGGCATCCTGCGGCGCAACGCGCTCGAGCAACTGACGGATGCCGCGTGGGAAGCCATGCTCGACGTCGACCTCACGGGCGTGCTCCGGGTGTTCCGCAGCTGCGCCCCGCACATGGCCGAGGGCGGCAGCATGGTCGCGATCTCCTCGATCGCGGGCGGGGTCTATGGCTGGGAGGAGCACGCACACTACGCGGCGGCGAAGGCGGGGGTGCTGGGGCTGACACGCTCGCTCGCGGTCGAACTGGCACCACGTGGCATCCGGGTCAATTCGGTGATTCCGGGGCTCATCGAGAGCCCGCAGTCGCTCGATGCCAAGAACTCGCTGGGCAAGGAGGGGCTGGAGGCGGCCGGGAGCATCATTCCGTGGGGGCGCGTCGGCACCGCGGACGAGTGCGCCCGCGCCATCCGCTTCTTGACGAGCGATGACGCCGCCTATGTCACCGGGCAGGAGTTGATCGTTGACGGCGGGCTGACCGTGCGTTGGCCGAGCTAG
- a CDS encoding MFS transporter, with product MTNVTGSATKPAPWDLEVTPAVVRKISIVCFIAWVVSVYDFTLFGTLLPVIAEDFGWTTAESTTINTVLQVGVFIVSLVVGTIIDRLGRRNALIILMLGGALASGFTGLAMGAVSMVLIRSITGLSLSEEVVNAVYLNEIYRKVRNKGFLYSLVQAGYPIGALVAAGMSALLLPVIGWRWSFVIAGVFALLVALLATRLPESPTFAAMKEVRRRTDAGDLQGAERLRREHELEDDDHEKVGLKGVFTRELWLHTTLLSAAWLFSWVAIQVFSVLGTTVLVEAKGVTFENALLILVGANAVGFVGYLVHGWVGDRIGRRATVVIGWGLGTIASVIMLLGPSVQAFILVMYALTLFFLTGPFAALLYYMGESFPANVRGMGTNVAHVMAPLGSILGSGLLSVYLVAGLDMSWAALLSGTAGLALAAICMFGTRRVHHSAAKQ from the coding sequence ATGACCAACGTGACGGGGTCGGCAACGAAGCCGGCCCCCTGGGACCTCGAGGTCACCCCCGCCGTCGTGCGGAAGATCTCGATCGTCTGCTTCATCGCCTGGGTGGTCTCGGTCTACGACTTCACCCTCTTCGGCACCCTCCTGCCGGTCATCGCCGAAGACTTCGGCTGGACGACGGCAGAGTCCACCACGATCAACACCGTCTTGCAGGTCGGTGTGTTCATCGTCTCCCTCGTCGTCGGCACGATCATCGACCGGCTCGGGCGGCGCAATGCCCTGATCATCCTGATGCTCGGCGGCGCACTCGCATCCGGGTTCACGGGCCTCGCAATGGGCGCGGTCAGCATGGTGCTCATCCGCTCCATCACGGGCCTCTCGCTCTCGGAGGAGGTCGTCAACGCGGTCTACCTCAACGAGATCTACCGCAAGGTGCGCAACAAGGGGTTCCTGTACTCCCTCGTGCAGGCCGGGTACCCCATCGGCGCGCTCGTCGCGGCCGGGATGTCGGCACTCCTGCTGCCCGTCATTGGCTGGCGGTGGAGCTTCGTGATCGCGGGCGTGTTCGCTCTCCTTGTCGCGCTGCTCGCCACCCGTCTCCCCGAGTCGCCCACCTTCGCAGCAATGAAGGAGGTGCGACGGCGAACGGATGCCGGTGATCTCCAGGGGGCCGAGCGGCTGCGGCGCGAGCACGAGCTCGAGGACGACGACCACGAGAAGGTCGGCCTCAAGGGTGTCTTCACGCGCGAGCTCTGGTTGCACACCACACTGCTCTCGGCCGCGTGGTTGTTCAGTTGGGTGGCGATCCAGGTGTTCTCCGTGCTGGGCACCACCGTGCTGGTCGAGGCGAAGGGCGTCACCTTCGAGAACGCGCTGCTGATTCTGGTCGGTGCCAACGCGGTCGGCTTCGTCGGCTACCTCGTGCACGGCTGGGTGGGCGACCGCATCGGGCGGCGTGCCACGGTCGTCATCGGCTGGGGTCTCGGCACGATCGCGAGCGTCATCATGCTGCTCGGCCCGAGCGTGCAGGCCTTCATCCTCGTGATGTATGCCCTCACCCTGTTCTTCCTCACGGGGCCGTTCGCCGCGCTGCTCTACTACATGGGCGAATCGTTTCCGGCGAACGTGCGCGGCATGGGCACCAACGTCGCCCACGTCATGGCACCGCTCGGCAGCATCCTCGGCTCCGGCCTTCTGAGCGTGTACCTCGTCGCCGGACTCGACATGTCCTGGGCGGCACTCCTCAGCGGCACCGCCGGACTCGCGCTCGCGGCGATCTGCATGTTCGGCACTCGCCGCGTGCACCACAGCGCCGCCAAGCAGTAG
- a CDS encoding polysaccharide deacetylase yields MAKKIYVSVGVDVDAVGGWLGSYGGEDSPGDISRGLFAGEVGVPRLLELARRRDMQMSWFWPGHSVETFPEQFDAVVESGHEIGVHGYSHENPIAMTREQETEVLDYCTELITTRSGKKPVGYVAPWWEFSKVTNEILLERGFLYDHSLMHNDHTPYYVRVGDTWTKINYDAASASEWMKPLERGEETDLIEIPASWYLDDLPPMMFIKSSPNSHGFVSPRDIEQLWKDQFDWVYREMEYGIFPITIHPDVSGRPQNLLMLERLFDHIGSHDGVEFVSMEHIARDFAERYPRNTTSEG; encoded by the coding sequence ATGGCAAAGAAGATCTATGTGAGCGTCGGGGTCGACGTCGATGCGGTGGGCGGCTGGCTCGGTTCCTACGGCGGCGAGGATTCGCCCGGCGACATCTCGCGCGGCCTGTTCGCGGGCGAGGTCGGCGTGCCGCGCCTGCTCGAACTGGCCCGCCGCCGCGACATGCAGATGTCGTGGTTCTGGCCCGGCCACTCGGTCGAGACCTTCCCCGAGCAGTTCGATGCCGTCGTCGAGAGCGGTCACGAGATCGGCGTGCACGGCTACTCACACGAGAACCCCATCGCGATGACGCGCGAGCAGGAGACCGAGGTGCTCGACTACTGCACCGAACTCATCACGACGAGGAGCGGCAAGAAGCCCGTCGGGTACGTCGCGCCGTGGTGGGAATTCTCCAAGGTCACCAACGAGATCCTCCTCGAGCGCGGCTTCCTCTACGACCACTCGCTCATGCACAACGACCACACCCCGTACTACGTGCGGGTCGGCGACACCTGGACCAAGATCAACTATGACGCCGCATCCGCAAGCGAGTGGATGAAGCCGCTCGAGCGCGGCGAAGAGACCGACCTCATCGAGATCCCGGCGTCCTGGTACCTCGATGACCTGCCCCCGATGATGTTCATCAAGTCGAGCCCCAACAGCCACGGCTTCGTGTCGCCGCGCGACATCGAGCAGCTGTGGAAGGACCAGTTCGACTGGGTCTACCGCGAAATGGAATACGGCATCTTCCCCATCACGATCCACCCGGATGTCTCGGGCCGCCCCCAGAACCTGCTGATGCTTGAGCGGCTCTTCGACCACATCGGTTCGCACGACGGGGTCGAGTTCGTCTCCATGGAACACATTGCGCGCGACTTTGCCGAGCGCTACCCCCGCAACACCACCTCCGAGGGATAA
- a CDS encoding asparaginase — protein sequence MTRVHVIGTGGTIVSRRADGASGSVAVDSIADLVPSSLDVEVSTSEVFRTGSYRLGLRELRLAVEEIERRAADPEIDGIVVTHGTDTMEETAYLADLVHAGDKPVVFTGAQRGADEPDTDGPRNLSEAIEAAADPALKGIGVAIAFGGQLFAARGARKVETLAPSAMEGPLLLAVRGLDGWISTARPTARDILSLPTETFDGLRVDALFTYPGSDPGLLRHALDGGADGLVLAGTGAGNAGEGYLAIVEECVRREVPIVLATRVARGPVAGIYGNGGGADMLGAGAIPAGTLNPFQARILLALLLDQRETAEPLAERFGRHAT from the coding sequence ATGACGCGAGTGCACGTGATCGGCACGGGCGGTACGATCGTGTCGCGACGTGCGGATGGGGCATCCGGTTCCGTCGCTGTCGACTCGATCGCGGACCTCGTGCCATCGTCGCTCGACGTTGAGGTGAGCACGTCAGAGGTGTTCCGCACGGGAAGCTACCGGCTGGGGCTGCGCGAGCTTCGCCTCGCGGTCGAAGAGATCGAGCGCCGCGCCGCAGACCCGGAGATCGACGGCATCGTTGTCACGCACGGGACCGACACGATGGAAGAGACCGCCTACCTGGCGGACCTTGTACACGCGGGCGACAAACCGGTCGTCTTCACGGGTGCGCAGCGCGGCGCTGATGAGCCCGACACGGATGGCCCCCGCAACCTCTCCGAGGCGATCGAGGCGGCCGCCGATCCCGCGCTCAAGGGCATCGGGGTGGCCATCGCCTTCGGGGGGCAGCTCTTCGCCGCGAGGGGCGCCCGCAAGGTCGAGACGCTCGCGCCCTCGGCGATGGAGGGCCCGCTCCTCCTCGCGGTGCGGGGGCTGGATGGCTGGATCAGCACCGCTCGGCCCACGGCACGCGACATCCTGAGCCTGCCGACGGAGACGTTCGATGGCCTTCGCGTGGATGCCCTGTTCACCTACCCCGGCTCGGATCCGGGCTTGCTGCGGCACGCACTCGACGGCGGGGCTGACGGGCTGGTGCTGGCGGGCACGGGGGCAGGAAACGCCGGGGAAGGCTACCTCGCGATCGTCGAGGAGTGCGTGCGCCGGGAGGTGCCGATCGTGCTCGCAACCCGCGTCGCTCGCGGCCCCGTCGCAGGCATCTACGGCAATGGCGGTGGCGCGGACATGCTGGGCGCCGGCGCAATCCCCGCCGGGACGCTCAACCCGTTCCAGGCCCGCATCCTGCTCGCGCTCCTGCTTGACCAGCGCGAGACGGCGGAACCACTCGCCGAACGATTCGGCAGGCACGCCACTTAG
- a CDS encoding YoaK family protein, which yields MTASVRHDPERLHLALMLTLTFSTGVIDSVCYLGLDRVFTGNMTGNILILGMGLLGAGGLPIVGPVIALFAFALGAVIAGRAFRSLPPGWTWQTTAMLTVVAALLVGIASVTVAFPSLPRGLALSATGTLGVAMGIQAATARHIAVKEVTTVVVTATLTGLASESWLGARTGQLWGRRAGAILLLLAGAVLGALTLKTGTIGLGLVLAAVITSAVAAVGHAQSPTSAGRRSGEAPP from the coding sequence ATGACAGCCTCCGTCAGACACGACCCCGAGCGTCTCCATCTCGCCCTCATGCTCACGCTCACCTTCTCCACCGGTGTCATCGACTCCGTGTGTTATCTGGGGCTGGACCGCGTGTTCACCGGAAACATGACCGGCAACATCCTGATCCTGGGCATGGGCCTGCTCGGCGCGGGCGGGCTGCCCATTGTGGGCCCCGTGATCGCTCTGTTCGCGTTCGCCCTTGGCGCCGTCATCGCGGGGCGGGCATTTCGGTCTCTCCCTCCGGGCTGGACCTGGCAGACCACAGCGATGCTGACGGTTGTCGCCGCCCTGCTGGTGGGAATCGCAAGCGTGACCGTGGCCTTTCCCTCGCTCCCCCGCGGGCTGGCCCTGAGCGCGACGGGCACCCTGGGCGTCGCGATGGGAATCCAAGCGGCGACGGCGAGACATATTGCCGTGAAGGAGGTGACGACCGTCGTTGTCACGGCAACTCTCACGGGCCTTGCCTCCGAGTCATGGTTGGGTGCCCGTACCGGCCAGCTATGGGGCCGCCGAGCGGGGGCCATACTCCTGCTGTTGGCGGGCGCCGTTCTCGGTGCGCTGACCCTGAAAACAGGCACGATCGGGCTCGGTCTAGTGCTGGCCGCCGTCATCACCTCGGCGGTAGCTGCCGTCGGACATGCCCAGAGCCCCACATCTGCCGGGCGGCGGTCCGGCGAGGCGCCACCCTGA
- a CDS encoding DUF1905 domain-containing protein, which produces MSTRLGPVSFTFTAPIGVMVKGDLWSCVEVPGSVELFGTGKAVKVVAAVDGEAVTVGLLPTGSGGHMLSMSVKLRKKLGKDLGDPVAVHLSERLT; this is translated from the coding sequence ATGAGCACTCGCCTCGGCCCCGTCAGTTTCACGTTCACCGCACCCATTGGAGTGATGGTGAAGGGCGATCTTTGGTCGTGCGTCGAGGTTCCCGGCTCGGTGGAGTTGTTCGGCACGGGCAAGGCAGTGAAAGTTGTCGCGGCTGTCGACGGTGAGGCCGTCACCGTCGGCCTGCTGCCGACCGGCTCGGGTGGGCACATGCTCTCCATGAGCGTGAAGCTGCGCAAGAAGCTCGGCAAGGATTTGGGTGACCCGGTGGCCGTCCATCTCTCGGAACGTCTGACCTAG
- a CDS encoding replication initiator, with amino-acid sequence MRADTTNLEPGAAEVIARGCLRPIKTSTGVWVRCGSRIKSRCESCAELYRGDWSAIARSGVFDGPVESYRFYLLTLTAPSFGAVHRVPRKGGQRAPQCGCGAQHEATEAGLRGVPLNASTYDYAGQVAWNRDAGLLWDRTRRRMRDRWDSSEYFIVREWQDRGVLHVHALVRIDRAEAPAADVLRDAARSAVATSKVDGGLVEWGAQARCDAFRADGDGAKTIWYLSKALNYVMKDVVHEGGAVHPRVWEHLLALERAARAIRCALDCDPANCLGRVHDRYGARSQVVSASRRTKHRTGWSFTGLTRTVQRRLRLEWVLAQSQPVDPDAPKGSPVEVVESHASRLRRELAPCSAAVP; translated from the coding sequence ATGCGAGCCGACACAACCAACCTCGAGCCGGGTGCGGCAGAAGTCATCGCGCGCGGCTGTCTCCGCCCGATCAAGACCTCCACAGGCGTCTGGGTGCGCTGCGGGTCGCGCATCAAGAGCCGCTGCGAGTCCTGCGCTGAGCTTTACCGGGGCGACTGGTCCGCGATTGCTCGATCGGGCGTCTTTGACGGCCCGGTTGAGAGCTACCGGTTCTATCTGCTGACGCTCACGGCACCATCGTTCGGTGCTGTGCACCGTGTTCCGCGCAAGGGCGGTCAGCGCGCGCCTCAGTGCGGCTGCGGGGCACAGCATGAGGCGACGGAAGCTGGACTGCGCGGGGTGCCGCTGAATGCCTCGACCTATGACTACGCGGGCCAAGTGGCCTGGAACCGTGACGCGGGGTTGCTTTGGGATCGCACGCGGCGTCGGATGCGCGACCGCTGGGACTCGTCGGAGTACTTCATCGTGCGCGAATGGCAGGATCGCGGAGTCCTTCACGTGCATGCCCTGGTGCGGATCGACCGTGCGGAAGCTCCTGCCGCTGACGTGCTGCGTGATGCAGCGCGCTCGGCGGTGGCGACATCGAAGGTTGACGGGGGGTTGGTCGAGTGGGGCGCGCAGGCTCGGTGCGACGCGTTCCGTGCGGACGGCGACGGGGCGAAGACCATCTGGTACCTGTCGAAGGCGTTGAACTACGTGATGAAAGACGTGGTGCACGAAGGCGGTGCGGTGCACCCCCGGGTGTGGGAGCACCTGCTCGCGCTCGAACGGGCTGCGCGCGCGATTCGTTGCGCGCTGGATTGCGACCCGGCTAACTGCCTGGGCCGCGTGCACGACCGCTACGGCGCTCGGTCGCAGGTTGTGAGCGCGTCGCGCCGCACGAAACATCGCACCGGCTGGTCCTTCACTGGTCTGACGCGAACGGTCCAGCGCAGGCTTCGCCTGGAGTGGGTGCTCGCGCAGTCGCAGCCCGTCGATCCCGACGCTCCCAAAGGTTCCCCCGTGGAAGTCGTCGAAAGCCACGCATCGCGCCTACGCCGCGAGCTGGCGCCGTGCTCGGCGGCAGTCCCATGA
- a CDS encoding helix-turn-helix domain-containing protein codes for MTERHEEAPMLAREEVSFNQLGMVIEDLAEVLATVGQRAEAADLKREIRQAEEHGWPEDFAEELERRQEAVLIRTLSGLKRFRRSYEYTERAIAEYALHAGLSQRDVARYLGVAASTINRWAQNPLEAQDLRD; via the coding sequence ATGACGGAACGCCACGAGGAAGCGCCGATGCTCGCGCGCGAGGAAGTGTCCTTCAACCAGCTCGGCATGGTCATTGAGGATCTCGCCGAGGTGCTCGCGACTGTCGGTCAGCGAGCGGAGGCCGCGGATCTAAAGCGAGAGATCCGACAGGCTGAGGAGCACGGCTGGCCGGAGGACTTTGCGGAGGAGCTGGAGCGCCGGCAAGAGGCGGTCCTAATCCGGACACTCTCGGGATTGAAGCGATTCCGTCGAAGCTACGAGTACACCGAGCGTGCGATCGCTGAATATGCCCTACATGCTGGGCTTTCGCAGCGCGACGTCGCTCGGTATCTGGGAGTTGCTGCGAGCACGATCAACAGGTGGGCGCAAAATCCGCTGGAAGCGCAAGATCTGAGGGACTAG
- a CDS encoding site-specific integrase, protein MPDSVPRRTVIGSVRERYQKRLHTLPHGSTVLANANADARKGEQMEPDWATLASPHRAVTATTLAEFYELNRALTEDGLVSNAVAAYRRAWRLRLDPSLGSVPLIDLDPLTIARARALWDGKPSTKQDALALLSKVLDLAVLANLIPTNAARSLPRSRHKAEDADPVARALSDRQVARMLELTSFHPFGQRALAGLTFTGLRLGELTGLRWEDLDEERGIITVRRTFSPNGHGKLEARATKSGRIRSVPIIEDLRPWLDAAREAGFPFVFTGVRGGPLDSGNLARAVKWFALRDRIVTFSDGRPLRFHDLRHTYLTRLARLGIPPAQLQRIAGHASITTTELYTRSSSIEAALAVKQTVDRLSREVTLGGGESAANNGFTRDSSW, encoded by the coding sequence ATGCCCGACAGCGTACCTCGCCGCACCGTCATTGGTAGCGTTCGCGAACGCTACCAAAAGCGCTTGCATACCCTACCGCATGGCAGTACGGTGTTAGCGAACGCGAACGCTGACGCACGCAAGGGAGAGCAGATGGAACCCGATTGGGCCACCTTAGCTTCCCCTCACCGTGCCGTCACTGCCACAACCCTCGCGGAGTTCTACGAGCTGAATCGCGCCCTGACGGAAGACGGCTTGGTATCCAATGCTGTCGCAGCGTATCGGCGAGCATGGCGACTGCGACTCGACCCCTCGCTGGGTTCGGTTCCGCTTATCGACCTAGACCCACTCACAATCGCGCGAGCGCGCGCACTCTGGGATGGCAAGCCCTCAACGAAGCAGGATGCCCTTGCCCTGCTGTCGAAGGTTTTAGACCTCGCCGTCCTCGCCAACCTCATTCCCACAAACGCCGCACGCTCGCTCCCCCGGTCGCGACACAAAGCCGAAGATGCGGATCCGGTGGCGCGCGCCCTTAGCGACAGACAGGTCGCTCGCATGCTCGAATTGACCTCCTTTCATCCGTTCGGACAGCGTGCGCTCGCAGGTCTGACCTTCACCGGATTGCGACTCGGCGAACTGACCGGGCTGCGCTGGGAAGACTTGGATGAGGAACGCGGCATCATCACCGTCCGCCGCACGTTCTCCCCCAATGGCCACGGCAAACTCGAAGCGCGAGCCACTAAGAGCGGGCGCATTCGCTCAGTTCCGATCATCGAAGACCTCCGCCCCTGGCTCGACGCGGCGAGGGAGGCTGGCTTCCCCTTCGTGTTCACCGGCGTGCGCGGCGGCCCTCTCGACAGCGGCAACCTCGCGCGGGCTGTGAAGTGGTTCGCGTTGCGCGACAGGATCGTCACATTCAGCGACGGCAGACCATTGCGCTTTCACGACCTGCGCCATACGTACCTCACGCGCTTGGCGCGCCTTGGGATTCCACCTGCTCAACTACAGCGGATTGCAGGGCACGCCTCGATTACGACAACCGAGCTGTACACGCGTTCGTCCTCGATCGAGGCGGCGCTCGCGGTCAAGCAAACCGTTGACCGTCTGAGTCGTGAGGTCACTTTGGGAGGAGGTGAGTCAGCGGCAAACAACGGGTTTACCAGGGATTCTTCGTGGTAG
- a CDS encoding DUF4287 domain-containing protein, which yields MSFQAYLDAIEDKTGLTPRQLVEVAKAKGYDDPSVKAGVILQWLKTEYDLGRGHGMALVHVIKKGPQIDAKHVGSTGAHRDDSDTLWLDGKANRPA from the coding sequence ATGTCATTCCAGGCGTACCTCGACGCGATCGAAGACAAGACGGGGCTCACCCCGCGGCAACTCGTCGAGGTAGCGAAGGCCAAAGGGTATGACGACCCTTCCGTGAAGGCGGGCGTCATCCTGCAGTGGCTCAAGACTGAGTATGACCTCGGTCGCGGCCACGGCATGGCGCTCGTGCACGTCATCAAGAAGGGGCCGCAGATCGACGCCAAGCACGTCGGCTCGACGGGCGCCCACCGCGACGACTCAGACACGCTGTGGCTCGACGGCAAGGCGAACCGTCCCGCCTAA
- a CDS encoding acyl-CoA dehydrogenase family protein, which translates to MTLPSAAHDLLAIDSLLSDEERAFREEVRDYVAARIRPNIGRWFAEGVFPAEIVPELGELGVLGAWLKGYGCPGRSAVEYGLAAFELEAGDSGIRTFVSVQGSLAMSAIHKWGSEEQKQELLPRMAAGEVIGCFGLTEPTAGSDPSSMSTFARRDGDDWVISGAKRWIGLASIAQVAIIWANTDEGIRGFIIPTGTPGFTATPIGPKLSMRASIQCDIELDEVRVPESARLPEARGLRAPFSCLNEARYGIVWGAMGAARDSFIAALEYSLERQQFGKPLAGYQLTQEKLANMAVEIEKGTLLALHLGRLKDAGLLTPEQISLGKLSNVREAIAICREARTIFGGNGVTLDHSPLRHANNLESVRTYEGTDEVHTLILGQAVTGVPAFR; encoded by the coding sequence ATGACATTGCCGTCCGCCGCCCACGACCTGCTCGCGATCGACTCGCTGCTGAGCGATGAGGAGCGCGCCTTCCGCGAGGAGGTGCGCGACTACGTCGCCGCGCGCATCCGCCCCAACATCGGCCGCTGGTTCGCCGAGGGGGTGTTCCCGGCCGAGATCGTGCCCGAGCTCGGCGAGCTGGGGGTGCTGGGCGCCTGGCTCAAGGGCTACGGATGCCCGGGCCGCAGCGCGGTCGAGTACGGGCTCGCGGCCTTCGAGCTGGAGGCGGGCGATTCGGGCATCCGCACCTTCGTGAGCGTGCAGGGTTCGCTCGCCATGAGCGCGATCCACAAGTGGGGCAGCGAGGAGCAGAAGCAGGAGCTGCTGCCGCGCATGGCGGCCGGTGAGGTCATCGGATGCTTCGGCCTCACCGAACCCACGGCGGGCAGCGACCCCAGCAGCATGTCCACCTTCGCCCGACGCGATGGCGACGACTGGGTCATCTCGGGCGCCAAACGGTGGATCGGCCTCGCGTCGATCGCACAGGTGGCGATCATCTGGGCGAACACGGATGAGGGCATCCGTGGCTTCATCATTCCGACGGGCACGCCGGGGTTCACCGCCACGCCGATCGGGCCGAAGCTGTCGATGCGCGCGTCGATCCAGTGCGACATCGAACTCGACGAGGTGCGCGTGCCGGAGTCGGCGCGGCTGCCCGAGGCGCGGGGCCTGCGGGCACCGTTCTCGTGCCTCAACGAGGCGCGGTACGGGATCGTCTGGGGCGCGATGGGGGCGGCGCGCGACAGCTTCATTGCTGCGCTCGAGTACTCGCTCGAGCGGCAGCAGTTCGGCAAGCCGCTCGCGGGCTACCAGCTGACCCAGGAGAAGCTCGCCAACATGGCGGTCGAGATCGAGAAGGGCACCCTGCTGGCGCTGCACCTTGGGCGGCTGAAGGACGCTGGGCTCCTCACCCCCGAGCAGATCTCGCTCGGAAAGCTCAGCAACGTGCGTGAGGCGATCGCGATCTGCCGCGAGGCGCGCACCATCTTCGGCGGCAACGGCGTCACGCTCGACCACTCCCCGCTGCGGCATGCCAACAACCTCGAGTCGGTGCGCACCTATGAGGGCACCGACGAGGTGCACACGCTCATCCTCGGTCAGGCCGTGACAGGGGTGCCTGCGTTCCGGTAG
- a CDS encoding SDR family oxidoreductase has translation MSRKEDLAGKTVVMVGASSGFGRGAAIALVELGANVVLAARRGEVVEALAAELGERALPVTADVTSYDDMRHLADAAVQRFGSVDVWVNNAGIGAMGFFWDIPIEDHSRVVDITLKGVINGSHVALNLFRGQGHGTLVNIASIDSEVPLALQNTYAASKAGVLSLTRALREELRIAELDDIRVGAVLPWAIDTPWWSHSANYTGHAPRMVAVDGPEIVVEAIIDTCIDAKERAVGPKGKGGRISHMLFPHLTEKVSADLISRETFEKGTPVPATSGALHQPMTGTTGIDGGVRARMEREDEQRRD, from the coding sequence ATGTCGCGCAAAGAGGATCTCGCAGGCAAGACCGTGGTGATGGTGGGGGCGTCGAGCGGTTTCGGGCGCGGCGCCGCGATCGCGCTCGTGGAGCTCGGGGCGAATGTCGTGCTGGCGGCCCGCCGCGGTGAGGTCGTCGAGGCGCTCGCCGCCGAACTGGGCGAGCGTGCCCTGCCGGTGACGGCAGACGTCACCTCGTACGACGACATGCGGCACTTGGCGGATGCCGCGGTGCAACGCTTCGGTTCCGTCGACGTGTGGGTCAACAACGCCGGCATCGGGGCGATGGGCTTCTTCTGGGACATCCCCATCGAAGACCACTCGCGCGTCGTCGACATCACGCTCAAGGGCGTGATCAATGGTTCGCACGTGGCCCTGAACCTGTTCCGGGGGCAGGGGCACGGCACGCTGGTGAACATCGCGTCGATCGACAGTGAGGTGCCGCTCGCCCTGCAGAACACCTACGCTGCATCCAAGGCCGGCGTGCTGAGCCTCACCCGCGCGCTGCGGGAGGAACTGCGGATCGCGGAACTCGACGACATCCGCGTCGGCGCGGTGCTGCCGTGGGCGATCGACACCCCCTGGTGGAGCCACTCCGCCAACTACACGGGCCACGCGCCGCGCATGGTCGCGGTCGACGGCCCCGAGATCGTCGTCGAGGCGATCATCGACACCTGCATCGACGCCAAGGAACGCGCGGTCGGGCCGAAGGGCAAGGGCGGCAGGATCTCGCACATGCTGTTCCCGCACCTGACGGAGAAGGTCTCGGCCGACCTCATCAGCCGCGAGACATTCGAGAAGGGCACGCCGGTGCCCGCGACGTCCGGCGCCCTGCACCAGCCGATGACCGGCACGACCGGCATTGACGGCGGGGTGCGCGCGCGCATGGAACGTGAGGATGAGCAGCGGCGTGACTAG